From one Salinibacterium hongtaonis genomic stretch:
- a CDS encoding PaaI family thioesterase: MTKFPADLHPDLIGRLEATGGGELPRKMGIEFDELSADYSMARMPVEGNRQVNGLLHGGAYVVLGESLGSMSAAIHAGPDRFVVGIEINATHSGSAREGWVTATCQAISLGNTLTTHEIVVSDDSGKRLSTIRITNLIRDIR; encoded by the coding sequence ATGACGAAGTTTCCCGCCGACCTGCACCCTGACCTCATTGGGCGTCTCGAGGCCACAGGGGGCGGTGAACTTCCCCGCAAGATGGGCATCGAGTTTGATGAGCTCTCTGCCGACTACTCCATGGCCCGAATGCCCGTTGAGGGCAACCGGCAGGTGAATGGTCTTCTCCACGGCGGTGCCTATGTTGTCCTCGGCGAGTCACTCGGTTCGATGTCGGCGGCGATTCACGCTGGCCCCGACCGCTTCGTCGTCGGAATCGAGATCAACGCGACTCATTCCGGCTCCGCCCGCGAAGGCTGGGTCACCGCCACCTGCCAAGCCATCTCTCTCGGAAACACGCTGACGACCCACGAAATTGTGGTCTCGGACGACTCCGGAAAGCGTCTGTCGACCATTCGCATCACGAACCTCATTCGCGACATCCGCTGA
- the pyk gene encoding pyruvate kinase: MRRAKIVATLGPATSSYEDIRAIIEAGVDVARMNLSHGSYAVHEEIFGKVRKAATASGRVVAVLVDLQGPKIRLGKFKDGPHHLDVGDVFTITTDDIEGTGEVCGTTYKGLPGDVKPGDTLLIDDGRVKLRAIATDATSVTTETVVAGTVSNNKGINLPGVAVNVPALSEKDEDDLRWALKLGADYIALSFVRNAEDITRVHEIMAEEGLRLPVIAKIEKPQAVDNLEAIIDAFDGIMVARGDLGVELPLEAVPIVQKRAVELCRRMAKPVIVATQMLESMISNPIPTRAETSDVANAVLDGADAVMLSGETSVGEYPVVTVQTMARIVESTEDHGLERVAPLGTKPRTQGGAITLAAAEVADFVEAKFLCVFTESGDSVRRMSRLRNGIQILGFTPSESILRRMALSWGVQSYLVDRVTHTDAMYRQVDDILLAEGLAKVGDKVVVISGSPPGIPGSTNDLRVHRIGDAKNAAAPVWAESL, encoded by the coding sequence ATGAGACGCGCAAAGATTGTTGCGACGCTAGGCCCAGCAACATCAAGTTACGAAGACATCAGGGCAATCATTGAGGCTGGTGTTGATGTTGCCCGCATGAACCTCAGCCACGGCAGTTATGCAGTTCACGAAGAAATCTTCGGCAAGGTTCGCAAGGCAGCAACCGCATCCGGTCGTGTTGTCGCCGTGCTTGTCGATCTCCAGGGACCCAAGATTCGACTGGGCAAGTTCAAGGATGGCCCCCACCACCTTGATGTCGGAGATGTTTTCACGATCACCACCGACGACATCGAGGGAACGGGCGAGGTCTGTGGCACGACCTACAAAGGGCTCCCCGGCGATGTGAAGCCGGGAGACACGCTCCTGATTGACGATGGCCGCGTCAAGCTCCGTGCCATTGCGACGGATGCAACGTCGGTTACCACCGAGACCGTTGTCGCCGGAACCGTATCCAACAACAAGGGCATCAACTTGCCCGGCGTTGCCGTCAACGTGCCCGCGCTTTCGGAGAAGGACGAGGACGACCTGCGGTGGGCCCTCAAGCTCGGCGCTGATTACATCGCCCTCTCGTTCGTGCGTAACGCAGAAGACATCACGCGCGTGCACGAGATTATGGCCGAGGAGGGCCTGCGCCTCCCCGTCATCGCCAAGATTGAGAAGCCCCAGGCTGTCGACAATCTCGAAGCTATCATCGATGCCTTCGACGGCATCATGGTGGCCAGAGGAGACCTCGGTGTCGAGCTGCCCCTCGAGGCTGTTCCGATCGTGCAGAAGCGCGCTGTCGAACTCTGCCGCCGCATGGCAAAGCCCGTGATTGTTGCAACGCAGATGCTTGAGTCGATGATCTCTAACCCGATTCCGACCCGCGCAGAAACCTCTGACGTCGCAAATGCTGTGCTCGACGGTGCCGACGCCGTCATGCTCAGTGGCGAGACGAGCGTGGGGGAGTACCCCGTCGTCACGGTTCAGACCATGGCTCGCATCGTCGAATCCACGGAGGATCATGGTCTCGAGCGTGTAGCTCCGCTCGGCACGAAGCCTCGCACTCAGGGCGGCGCGATAACCCTCGCGGCCGCCGAGGTTGCGGACTTTGTCGAGGCTAAATTCCTGTGCGTCTTCACCGAATCCGGCGACTCCGTTCGCCGTATGTCGCGACTCCGTAACGGCATCCAGATCCTGGGCTTCACGCCTTCAGAGAGCATTCTCCGCCGTATGGCGCTGAGCTGGGGCGTGCAGAGCTACCTCGTGGACCGCGTGACGCACACCGACGCGATGTACCGCCAGGTCGACGACATTTTGCTCGCAGAGGGCCTCGCAAAGGTCGGCGACAAGGTCGTCGTTATCTCCGGATCGCCTCCCGGCATCCCCGGGTCGACGAACGACCTTCGCGTGCACCGCATTGGCGACGCCAAGAATGCTGCCGCGCCAGTCTGGGCAGAATCGCTCTAG
- a CDS encoding glutamate synthase subunit beta, translating into MADPKGFLKTRERELPARRPVALRLMDWKEVYEQGDAATLRRQAGRCMDCGVPFCHQGCPLGNLIPEWNDLMRRGEGRQAIERLHATNNFPEFTGKLCPAPCESSCVLGINQPPVTIKQVEVSIIDQAWANDWVEPHPPERLTGKTVAVVGSGPAGLAAAQQLTRAGHTVAVFERDDRIGGLLRYGIPDFKMEKKVLDSRLKQMQAEGTRFRAGVNIGDDISWSDLRARYDAVIVATGSTVPRDLPIPGRDLAGVHFAMEYLVEQNRVVAGDTVTDQITAEGKHVVVLGGGDTGADCIGTAHRQNALSVTNLAIGTQPPLERPEHQPWPTAPTLFEVQSAHEEGGERMYLASTVEFLSNEVGEVRAVRIAETEYVDGRRVPKSGTEREIPADLVLLALGFTGPESQGLESQLSLPFEQGVPARAHNYETDYSGVFVAGDAGRGQSLIVWAIAEGRAAASEVDRFLEGDTLLPAPVRPTDRPISL; encoded by the coding sequence GTGGCTGATCCCAAGGGATTCTTGAAGACCCGCGAGAGGGAGCTTCCTGCTCGTCGTCCCGTTGCTCTCCGTCTCATGGACTGGAAAGAGGTCTACGAGCAGGGTGACGCGGCAACGCTCCGGCGACAGGCCGGGCGTTGCATGGACTGTGGGGTGCCGTTCTGCCATCAGGGTTGCCCGCTAGGCAACCTCATTCCCGAGTGGAATGACCTGATGCGCAGAGGAGAGGGCCGACAGGCCATCGAACGTCTGCACGCAACCAACAACTTTCCCGAGTTCACGGGAAAGCTCTGTCCCGCTCCCTGCGAAAGCTCGTGCGTGCTCGGCATCAACCAGCCACCCGTCACGATCAAGCAGGTCGAGGTATCGATCATCGACCAGGCGTGGGCCAACGACTGGGTCGAGCCCCACCCGCCCGAGCGCCTGACCGGCAAGACCGTTGCCGTTGTTGGGTCGGGCCCGGCCGGGCTCGCGGCCGCACAGCAGCTGACCCGCGCTGGGCACACCGTTGCCGTCTTTGAGCGCGACGACCGCATCGGTGGCCTCCTTCGCTACGGCATCCCCGACTTCAAAATGGAGAAGAAGGTTCTCGACTCCCGCCTCAAGCAGATGCAGGCGGAGGGAACTCGATTCCGCGCCGGTGTCAACATCGGCGACGACATCTCGTGGAGCGATCTACGCGCCCGCTACGACGCCGTAATCGTCGCTACAGGGTCGACAGTGCCGCGTGATCTCCCGATCCCGGGACGCGACCTCGCTGGCGTTCACTTTGCGATGGAGTACCTCGTGGAGCAGAACCGCGTCGTCGCTGGCGACACGGTGACCGACCAGATCACGGCCGAAGGTAAGCACGTGGTTGTTCTCGGTGGTGGTGACACGGGTGCCGACTGCATCGGAACCGCGCACCGTCAGAATGCGCTCTCCGTCACGAACCTGGCCATCGGTACGCAGCCGCCTCTTGAGAGGCCCGAGCACCAGCCCTGGCCGACGGCTCCCACACTGTTCGAGGTGCAGAGTGCCCACGAAGAGGGTGGGGAGCGCATGTACCTGGCTTCCACCGTTGAGTTCCTCTCCAATGAGGTCGGCGAAGTACGCGCTGTTCGGATTGCCGAGACGGAATACGTGGACGGTCGCCGAGTCCCCAAGTCGGGAACTGAGCGGGAGATTCCTGCCGATCTCGTGCTTCTGGCTCTGGGCTTCACCGGTCCCGAGAGCCAGGGCCTCGAATCCCAGCTGTCGCTTCCGTTTGAGCAGGGGGTTCCTGCGCGGGCGCACAACTATGAAACCGACTACTCCGGCGTGTTCGTTGCCGGCGATGCGGGCCGTGGCCAGTCGCTCATCGTCTGGGCGATTGCCGAGGGCAGAGCGGCCGCTTCTGAGGTAGACCGCTTCCTAGAGGGCGACACGCTTCTGCCGGCACCAGTGCGGCCGACGGACCGACCCATCTCGCTCTAA
- a CDS encoding ANTAR domain-containing response regulator, with the protein MSDQESTQAPRRVVVAEDESLIRLDIVETLRDNGFDVVGEAGDGEAAVALATELRPDLVVMDVKMPLLDGISAAEKLSKNHIAPVVLLTAFSQKELVERATEAGALAYVVKPFTPNDLLPAIEIALARYAQIIALETEVGDLVERFETRKLVDRAKGLLNEKMGLTEPEAFRWIQKASMDRRLTMHDVAKTIIDQFAPKK; encoded by the coding sequence GTGTCAGACCAGGAATCCACTCAGGCCCCCCGCCGCGTCGTCGTAGCCGAAGACGAGTCGCTCATCAGACTCGACATCGTCGAGACGCTCCGTGACAACGGTTTCGATGTCGTCGGAGAGGCAGGTGACGGAGAGGCTGCGGTAGCGCTAGCAACCGAGCTGCGTCCTGACCTCGTCGTGATGGACGTCAAGATGCCGCTGCTTGACGGCATCTCTGCGGCTGAGAAGCTCAGCAAAAACCACATCGCTCCCGTTGTTCTCCTCACCGCGTTCAGCCAGAAGGAGCTTGTCGAGCGAGCGACCGAGGCTGGCGCGCTGGCCTACGTGGTTAAGCCGTTCACCCCCAACGACCTGCTGCCGGCGATTGAGATCGCTCTCGCCCGCTACGCCCAGATCATTGCGCTTGAGACCGAGGTTGGCGACCTCGTTGAGCGTTTCGAAACGCGCAAGCTCGTCGACCGCGCCAAGGGGCTCCTCAACGAGAAGATGGGCCTGACCGAGCCCGAAGCGTTCCGCTGGATTCAGAAGGCTTCGATGGACCGCCGGCTCACGATGCACGATGTAGCGAAAACGATCATCGACCAGTTCGCTCCCAAGAAGTAG
- the polA gene encoding DNA polymerase I, translating into MSDSEKPTLLVIDGHSLAFRAFYALPVDSFVTRDGQHTNAIHGFLSMLLLLLSQEKPTHLAVAFDISRYSFRTREYPEYKGTRGETPSEFIGQVPLLEEALAAMNIVTITKEDYEADDILATLASRGAAEGFRVLVVSGDRDSIQLVNDDVTLLYPNARGVSELKRYDRDAVVERYGIEPEQYPDVAALVGETSDNLIGIDKVGEKTAVKWIKQYGGLDQILEHADEIKGVVGEKLREQKENAIRNRRLNRLVTDVDLPVGPTDLERRQINVNAVRDVFDRLQFRTLLERVLKIAASEGATDAITEAAVIDEVSSAQAAPVVRTLIDEELAQWLSRNSAEGTVPLGLQVEIDASGVGGFGIASATDSVYVPWAEGRPDYTALESWLAGDSPKYLLGSKRQLKALRQVGLTLGGISFDTSLAAWLLRPGSKPEDLASQVYSVLGETITLADPNQLVPEVDALSAATEAWYVLRISEALAEKLDPGTRKVLDDIELPIVNVLATMELTGISVDSEIFADLRTRLSASAAELATKAFAEIGHEVNLGSPKQLQQVLFEELNMPKTRANKTGYSTDAASLADLQEKSPHPFLGLLLQHRDVTKLGQIVETLEKAVKPDGRIHTTYDQTGTSTGRISSNDPNLQNIPVKTEVGREIRSAFRHGAEFETLLTADYSQIEMRIMAHLSGDEGLIEAFNAGEDLHRFVGSRIFHVDPADVTPEMRTKVKAMSYGLAYGLSAFGLSKQLRIDTSEAKQLMSDYFARFGAVRDYLRSVVEKARDDGYTETIFGRRRPFADLHSKNRVLRENAERAALNAPIQGSAADIMKIAMLGVAEDLRDQNLGSRLLLQVHDELVLEVAPGELETIESIVRTRMSSAADLAVPLDVQVGIGANWDAAAH; encoded by the coding sequence GTGTCGGATTCCGAAAAGCCTACCCTCCTCGTCATTGACGGTCACTCACTAGCATTCCGAGCGTTTTATGCGCTGCCGGTCGACAGTTTCGTCACTCGTGACGGTCAACATACGAACGCGATTCACGGGTTCCTTTCGATGCTCCTGCTGTTGCTCAGCCAGGAGAAGCCGACCCATCTTGCGGTGGCCTTCGACATCTCGCGATACTCCTTCCGCACGCGCGAATACCCGGAATACAAGGGCACCAGGGGCGAGACGCCGTCCGAGTTCATCGGGCAGGTTCCCCTCCTAGAAGAGGCGCTGGCGGCGATGAACATCGTCACCATCACTAAAGAGGATTACGAGGCGGACGATATCCTCGCCACGCTCGCCAGCCGCGGTGCAGCCGAGGGTTTCCGCGTTCTCGTCGTCAGCGGCGACCGCGACTCCATCCAGCTGGTGAACGACGACGTCACTCTTCTCTACCCCAACGCACGCGGCGTGTCTGAACTCAAGCGCTACGACCGCGATGCGGTCGTAGAGCGGTACGGCATCGAGCCCGAGCAGTATCCGGATGTCGCGGCGCTTGTGGGTGAGACAAGCGACAATCTCATCGGCATCGACAAGGTCGGCGAGAAGACCGCCGTCAAGTGGATCAAGCAGTACGGCGGACTCGACCAGATCCTTGAGCACGCGGACGAGATCAAGGGTGTCGTCGGCGAGAAGCTGCGCGAGCAGAAGGAGAATGCGATTCGTAATCGCAGGCTCAACCGCCTGGTCACCGACGTCGATCTTCCGGTGGGCCCCACCGATCTCGAGCGCCGTCAGATCAACGTCAATGCGGTCCGCGATGTGTTCGATCGTCTGCAGTTCCGCACGCTCCTGGAACGAGTGCTCAAGATCGCCGCGTCGGAGGGCGCGACGGATGCAATCACCGAGGCTGCTGTGATCGATGAGGTCAGCTCGGCACAGGCGGCGCCCGTGGTGCGTACCCTCATCGACGAAGAGCTCGCGCAGTGGCTCAGCCGCAATTCGGCTGAGGGTACGGTGCCTCTCGGACTGCAAGTAGAAATCGACGCATCCGGTGTCGGCGGTTTCGGCATCGCCTCTGCGACCGATTCGGTCTACGTGCCCTGGGCAGAAGGTCGCCCCGACTACACAGCGCTCGAGTCGTGGCTTGCGGGCGACTCGCCCAAGTATTTGCTCGGTTCCAAGCGCCAACTGAAGGCGCTGCGCCAGGTCGGACTTACTCTTGGCGGTATTTCATTCGACACCTCACTTGCCGCCTGGCTTCTGCGGCCGGGTTCCAAACCCGAAGACCTCGCCTCGCAGGTGTACTCGGTGCTGGGGGAGACAATCACGCTCGCCGATCCCAACCAGCTCGTCCCCGAGGTCGATGCCCTGAGTGCCGCGACCGAGGCCTGGTACGTGCTGCGAATCTCAGAGGCGCTTGCCGAGAAGCTCGACCCGGGCACCCGCAAGGTTCTCGACGACATTGAGTTGCCCATCGTGAACGTGCTCGCGACGATGGAGCTCACCGGCATCAGTGTCGATTCTGAGATTTTCGCTGACCTGCGCACCCGACTGTCAGCCTCCGCGGCAGAACTCGCAACCAAGGCCTTCGCCGAGATTGGCCACGAAGTGAATCTCGGTTCGCCGAAGCAGCTCCAGCAGGTGCTGTTCGAAGAGCTGAACATGCCCAAGACCCGGGCGAACAAGACCGGCTACTCTACCGATGCAGCGTCGCTCGCCGACCTGCAGGAGAAGAGCCCGCATCCGTTCCTTGGGCTGTTGCTTCAGCACCGCGATGTGACCAAGCTCGGCCAGATCGTCGAGACACTGGAAAAGGCCGTCAAGCCCGACGGTCGAATCCACACGACGTATGACCAGACCGGCACAAGCACGGGCCGCATTTCTTCGAACGACCCCAACCTGCAGAACATCCCGGTCAAGACCGAGGTCGGCCGCGAGATCCGCTCCGCATTTAGGCATGGCGCAGAGTTCGAAACACTTCTCACTGCCGACTACTCTCAGATCGAAATGCGCATCATGGCGCACCTGTCGGGTGATGAGGGTCTCATCGAAGCGTTCAACGCCGGCGAAGACCTACACCGCTTCGTTGGCTCGCGCATCTTCCACGTCGACCCTGCCGACGTGACCCCCGAAATGCGAACCAAGGTCAAGGCGATGTCGTATGGCCTTGCCTATGGCCTCAGCGCATTCGGGCTGTCGAAGCAGCTCAGAATCGACACGTCAGAGGCAAAGCAGCTCATGTCGGACTACTTTGCGCGGTTCGGCGCGGTGCGTGATTACCTTCGATCCGTTGTCGAGAAGGCCCGCGACGACGGCTACACCGAGACGATCTTTGGTCGCCGTCGCCCCTTCGCCGACCTGCACTCCAAAAACCGGGTTCTGCGCGAGAACGCTGAGCGTGCTGCGCTCAACGCCCCGATCCAGGGATCTGCCGCCGACATCATGAAGATTGCGATGCTCGGTGTCGCAGAGGACCTGCGCGACCAGAATCTCGGTTCCCGGCTGCTGCTCCAGGTTCATGACGAATTAGTGCTTGAGGTTGCCCCCGGCGAGCTCGAGACAATCGAGTCGATCGTGCGCACGCGCATGAGCTCCGCCGCCGATTTGGCTGTGCCCCTCGATGTGCAGGTGGGCATCGGGGCGAACTGGGACGCTGCCGCGCACTAG